A window of the Mucilaginibacter sp. cycad4 genome harbors these coding sequences:
- a CDS encoding TonB-dependent receptor — protein MGKILRIAFLFSLMFMCVRGMAQSQGTVVQGTVSDEKGVTLPGVTVAVKDSKTAVITAVDGKFRLTLPANAKTLVFTFIGAEKQEAAIGNKTTFTITLKSTTTALTDVNVVAIGYGSQKRQDVNGAISSVKAADIANVPQASLDQMLQGRVSGVTITQNSGAPGSQTSVHIRGITSLSGSNEPLYVIDGVAISGDALNRSTSGKSVALGNNDEVGVSPLSLINPSDIESIDVLKDASATAIYGSRASNGVIIVTTKRGKNGSARIGYDGYYGIQQQGKFLKMMNLPQYAKLQNELADNVQVTRRPDFANPDLLGKGTNWQDEVFRTAPMQSHQLSISGGKEGTDYYISNGYYKQDGTIIGSRFKRYSIRSNVNSQVKSFLKYGMSIGGTRNEEDRGLSDNNGIIYTALLSAPDIAVRNPDGSFAGAVSTGPNANGYSGTPNAVAQASLLTNNLVRSNVNGSIYADLRITRDITFRSELNGGFDWSKALQFNPTFKYGDYENKTANLTEYWSNSHYWTWKEVASFNRTIAQKHVINATLGYELNYAMWNGITDYVQNFYSNDLKTLNLGDAKSARVDEYLGSQALQSFISRVNYTYNNRYSLTATFRSDQSSKFVSGKQTGYFPSVALSWRLSEEPFMAGVKTFADNIKIRLGYGQVGNQGIPNYLYGSALKPSVTGFGTGFLLDKIANPNLTWETAIQSNAGVDFTLFGNRIDATFDYFNKTSEKFLFQAALPAFLVGEGAAGSYLGGVNPPYINGGKLSNKGFEFTINSRNITGTNFRWNTTLIFSHYKNKVLSLANGTPFISGNITNGFLTRGITRTEVGHSVGEFYGYVTDGLFTTEAELRNSKPQFGNAVAKSGTWYGDIRYKDLNNDGVIDQKDQTYLGNPNPKFTYGITNSFSYKSIDLNIFLNGSYGAKIMNALNYTISGLSGLYVNQLASAANYWTPANPTSKIPAPRGGLDNPNLFTSDRFLESGSYLRVQNVILGWNLPPGWLHKVKLTRLKVYASGQNLYTFTKYKGLDPEIGSMNQNVFLTNIDFGRYPSPRTITFGLNAEF, from the coding sequence ATGGGAAAAATTCTACGAATAGCCTTCCTGTTCTCCTTAATGTTTATGTGCGTCCGGGGGATGGCACAAAGCCAGGGAACGGTGGTGCAGGGAACGGTTTCAGACGAAAAAGGCGTTACCCTGCCAGGCGTTACAGTTGCCGTTAAGGACAGCAAAACTGCTGTTATTACTGCTGTTGACGGTAAATTCAGGCTAACCTTACCGGCCAACGCCAAAACACTTGTTTTTACCTTTATAGGTGCCGAAAAACAAGAAGCAGCCATAGGCAACAAAACAACATTCACTATCACCCTTAAATCAACAACTACCGCGCTCACCGATGTTAATGTGGTAGCTATCGGGTACGGGTCGCAAAAGAGACAGGATGTTAACGGTGCCATATCATCAGTAAAAGCTGCCGATATAGCCAATGTGCCACAGGCCAGCCTTGACCAAATGCTGCAAGGGCGTGTTTCGGGTGTAACCATAACTCAAAACTCTGGTGCGCCGGGCAGCCAAACCTCCGTGCATATCAGGGGTATCACTTCACTATCCGGATCAAACGAGCCTTTATATGTTATTGATGGGGTAGCGATATCCGGCGATGCTTTGAACCGCAGTACAAGCGGCAAGTCAGTTGCGCTGGGTAATAACGATGAGGTTGGGGTGAGCCCCTTGTCGCTGATCAACCCGAGCGATATTGAATCAATTGATGTATTGAAAGATGCATCGGCCACGGCCATTTATGGTTCAAGGGCATCAAATGGTGTAATTATAGTTACCACCAAACGTGGTAAAAATGGCAGCGCACGTATAGGGTATGATGGTTACTATGGTATACAGCAGCAGGGCAAGTTTTTGAAAATGATGAACCTACCGCAGTATGCTAAATTACAAAATGAGCTGGCTGATAACGTACAGGTTACCCGGCGCCCTGATTTTGCTAACCCCGATTTGCTCGGAAAAGGGACCAACTGGCAGGATGAGGTTTTCAGAACTGCTCCCATGCAAAGCCATCAGCTTTCCATATCGGGCGGTAAAGAAGGTACCGACTATTATATTTCAAATGGCTACTATAAACAGGATGGTACCATTATCGGAAGCCGTTTTAAACGCTACTCCATCAGGTCGAATGTTAACTCGCAGGTAAAAAGCTTCTTAAAGTACGGTATGTCTATCGGCGGTACCCGTAATGAAGAAGACCGTGGTTTAAGCGATAATAACGGTATTATTTATACTGCGCTGTTAAGTGCCCCCGATATTGCAGTAAGAAACCCAGATGGCTCGTTTGCCGGGGCGGTAAGTACTGGCCCTAATGCCAATGGCTATAGTGGCACACCAAATGCTGTTGCCCAGGCTTCTTTACTTACCAACAACCTGGTGCGGAGCAATGTAAACGGAAGTATTTATGCCGATTTGCGGATCACCCGTGATATTACCTTTCGTTCGGAGCTTAACGGTGGTTTTGACTGGTCAAAAGCGTTGCAATTTAATCCAACTTTTAAATACGGTGATTACGAAAACAAAACGGCTAATTTGACCGAATACTGGAGTAACTCGCACTACTGGACATGGAAAGAGGTGGCGTCTTTTAATCGTACCATTGCCCAAAAACATGTTATCAATGCAACTTTAGGTTATGAGTTAAACTACGCAATGTGGAACGGTATTACCGATTATGTGCAGAACTTTTACAGTAATGATCTGAAAACACTTAACCTGGGCGATGCCAAATCGGCCCGTGTTGACGAGTACCTGGGCAGCCAGGCCCTGCAATCGTTTATTTCACGTGTTAACTACACTTACAATAACAGGTATAGTTTAACGGCAACATTCCGTTCCGATCAGTCATCAAAGTTCGTGTCGGGTAAACAAACCGGTTATTTTCCTTCGGTAGCCTTGTCATGGCGTTTATCTGAAGAGCCGTTTATGGCCGGCGTAAAAACATTTGCCGATAATATCAAGATCCGGCTTGGCTATGGACAGGTTGGTAACCAGGGAATCCCCAATTATTTATATGGCTCGGCATTAAAGCCTTCAGTTACAGGCTTTGGCACGGGGTTTTTGCTTGATAAAATAGCCAATCCTAACCTTACCTGGGAAACCGCCATACAAAGCAATGCAGGAGTTGATTTTACCCTGTTTGGCAACCGGATAGATGCCACTTTTGATTATTTTAATAAAACATCCGAAAAATTCCTGTTCCAGGCAGCACTGCCGGCCTTCCTGGTTGGCGAAGGCGCAGCCGGTTCATACCTTGGCGGTGTTAATCCTCCTTATATTAATGGTGGTAAGTTAAGTAATAAAGGATTTGAGTTTACCATTAACAGCCGTAACATAACCGGCACTAATTTCAGATGGAATACCACGCTCATCTTTTCGCACTATAAAAACAAGGTGCTGTCATTGGCTAACGGAACGCCATTTATATCCGGCAACATTACCAACGGCTTTTTAACAAGAGGTATTACCCGTACCGAAGTCGGGCACTCGGTAGGTGAGTTTTATGGTTATGTTACCGATGGATTGTTCACCACCGAGGCAGAGTTACGTAACTCAAAGCCACAATTTGGTAACGCGGTAGCAAAATCAGGTACATGGTATGGCGATATCAGGTATAAGGATCTGAACAACGATGGGGTGATCGATCAAAAAGATCAAACTTATCTTGGTAATCCTAACCCTAAGTTTACCTACGGTATCACAAACAGTTTTTCTTACAAATCTATCGATCTGAATATTTTTCTGAATGGTTCGTACGGCGCTAAGATCATGAACGCGCTTAATTATACCATTTCAGGTTTGTCGGGCTTATACGTAAACCAGTTGGCTTCGGCAGCAAACTACTGGACTCCGGCCAACCCAACATCCAAAATACCGGCACCAAGGGGCGGGTTGGATAATCCTAACCTGTTCACATCCGACAGGTTTTTGGAAAGCGGGTCATACCTGCGCGTTCAAAATGTGATCCTTGGCTGGAACCTGCCTCCAGGATGGCTGCATAAAGTTAAGCTAACCAGGCTTAAGGTATACGCAAGCGGTCAAAACCTGTACACGTTTACCAAATACAAAGGACTTGACCCTGAAATAGGTTCCATGAATCAGAATGTGTTTTTAACCAATATTGATTTTGGCAGGTACCCTTCGCCACGAACAATAACCTTTGGTTTGAACGCCGAATTTTAA
- a CDS encoding two-component regulator propeller domain-containing protein — MKCKILICCLIMLYLPAFLSAQSNPFQFSRLDINSGLSHNQVNCVYKDNKGFMWFGTLSGLNKYDGYKIKTFKHASNDTTTLDDDYIVSITPGPENKLWIETRMGFNIYDPATEKFTRNYKDFLYRIKLYDPYIAAIKNDRLGNFWFLHRNKNQGIYKYDPKTTRLTNLIHKDNDSSSIFSNMVTDLSVDSKKGIWLVSSTGVLERLDPVTYKVNYRKVLGELPFGLSSSYKIYIDRQDDIWVFVPSYSSGVFYLNMQKGIFKHIGKGPAGTGLNTDVVSDLVQDDQNRMWIATDHGGINLLDKQNFKFSYLLNREDDNKTVGQNSVTCVYSDYSGIVWCGTYKKGLSYYHPSIIKFAGYTHHLSDANSLPFSDVNTFTEDKQGNIWIGTNGGGLIYWNRKAGSFKQYLHNANDKNSLTNNVVVYLFIDHEQKLWIGTYYGGLDCYDGKTFKHYKHKDGEVNSISEDRVCSIMEDSDQNLWVGTLSAGLNKLDKNRQVVASYKFDGDISKNTIHSNYISALLEDKRKNIWVVTAYGVDVLMRKDNKFIHYLHDDKDPNSLVNNNTNNILEDSRGLIWISTREGLNIFNPDTKKFTALTKQDGLPDNTTIDIREDESRNIWVSTPNGLSNIIVDRSTSQPQFHFINYNEADGLQGREFAENSSVKTREGELIFGGGNGFNIFKPSSLHFNKSSSALLFTDFQLFDKSLGVGEKVNGRVILPESISQLKEIVLNYDQNVFSIEFAAPTFFNPDKVKLQYAMEGFYDGWISVDNKLRKATYNLEPGDYTFKVRATNNEFWNGKEIALRIRILPPFWKTTWAYVVYALLFIGGLFYFRQKGIKKLRVQFAIEKEREEAQRMHELDLMKIKFFTNVSHEFRTPLSLIMAPVDKILKQVSEPETRRQLTMITRNAKRLLNLVNQLMDFRKMEYQELKLYKRSGNIIAFIKDLSWSFTDIADQKHIRFVFDTDAEEFITSFDHDKIERILFNLLSNAYKFTHEGGQVSVLINLKHNHEDDDYLLEIRVVDTGIGIPADKRERIFEPFFQHDIPGSMLNQGSGIGLSITREFVKLHQGEIFVESDHNQGSCFTVILPLQKVDETLLTDTENHLQHNIGYMADIDLIKPNQPKETRDIKKPTVLLVEDNEDFRFYIKDNLKDAFNIIEAENGKKGWQKALAQHPNLVVSDISMPEMNGIDLCRKIKGDSRTSHIPVILLTAQTGEEQQIKGLETGAADYMTKPFNFGILHSKIKNILSQQEKMRKTYQKQVDVTPTELQVDSPEELFIKKVLILIDANISNPNFSVEELSSEMFVSRYTLYKKILQMTGKTPNELVRSMRLKRAAQLLETGHLTISQICHKIGFKSQKYFVRTFKAEFNSIPSKYQEAMNQE; from the coding sequence ATGAAGTGTAAAATTTTGATATGTTGCCTTATTATGCTGTATTTGCCGGCATTTTTAAGTGCGCAATCAAACCCATTTCAGTTTTCAAGGCTTGATATTAACAGCGGATTATCACATAACCAGGTAAACTGCGTATATAAAGATAATAAAGGCTTTATGTGGTTTGGTACGCTATCAGGGCTTAACAAGTATGATGGTTACAAGATCAAAACTTTTAAACATGCCAGTAATGATACTACCACTTTAGATGATGATTATATTGTTAGTATAACCCCCGGGCCGGAAAATAAGCTGTGGATTGAAACCCGGATGGGATTTAATATTTATGATCCTGCCACCGAAAAATTTACCCGCAATTATAAAGATTTCCTGTACAGGATAAAGCTATATGACCCCTACATAGCTGCTATTAAGAATGACAGGTTGGGTAATTTTTGGTTTTTGCACCGCAACAAAAATCAGGGCATATATAAATACGATCCTAAAACAACCCGGCTTACCAATCTGATACACAAGGATAATGATAGCAGTTCCATTTTCTCCAATATGGTTACCGATCTTTCTGTCGATTCAAAAAAAGGGATTTGGCTGGTGTCCAGTACCGGGGTTTTGGAACGACTTGACCCGGTTACTTACAAAGTAAATTATCGTAAAGTGCTGGGTGAACTGCCTTTCGGCCTAAGCTCGTCGTATAAAATATATATCGACAGGCAGGACGATATCTGGGTGTTTGTACCCAGCTACTCATCAGGTGTGTTTTACCTCAACATGCAAAAAGGCATTTTTAAACATATCGGAAAAGGGCCGGCCGGTACCGGGCTGAATACCGATGTTGTATCAGACCTGGTGCAGGATGATCAAAACAGGATGTGGATAGCAACGGATCATGGCGGCATAAACCTGCTTGATAAGCAGAATTTTAAATTCAGTTACCTGCTTAACCGCGAGGATGATAATAAAACCGTTGGGCAAAACAGCGTGACCTGTGTTTACAGTGATTACTCGGGCATTGTATGGTGCGGGACATACAAAAAAGGGCTTAGCTATTATCACCCAAGTATTATCAAATTTGCGGGATATACGCACCATCTCAGCGATGCAAACAGTCTGCCTTTTAGCGATGTAAATACTTTTACCGAAGATAAGCAGGGCAATATATGGATAGGTACAAACGGCGGAGGGCTTATTTACTGGAACCGTAAAGCCGGCAGCTTTAAGCAATACCTGCACAATGCCAATGATAAAAACAGCCTCACCAATAATGTGGTGGTTTACCTGTTTATTGATCATGAGCAAAAGCTATGGATAGGCACCTATTATGGCGGTTTGGATTGTTACGACGGCAAAACATTTAAGCATTACAAGCATAAAGATGGTGAGGTAAACAGCATTTCTGAAGACAGGGTTTGTTCAATCATGGAAGACAGTGACCAGAACCTTTGGGTTGGTACCTTATCGGCCGGTTTAAATAAGCTGGATAAAAACCGGCAGGTAGTGGCAAGCTATAAATTTGACGGCGACATCAGCAAAAATACTATCCATTCAAATTATATAAGCGCCTTGCTTGAAGACAAGCGTAAAAACATATGGGTAGTAACGGCCTACGGTGTTGACGTATTGATGCGGAAGGATAATAAGTTTATCCATTACCTGCATGATGATAAAGACCCTAATAGCCTGGTAAATAATAATACCAATAACATTTTGGAGGATAGCCGGGGATTAATTTGGATCAGTACACGCGAAGGGCTTAATATTTTCAACCCGGATACTAAAAAATTTACCGCCCTAACCAAACAGGATGGCCTGCCAGATAATACTACAATAGACATCAGGGAAGATGAAAGCCGCAATATTTGGGTTAGCACACCAAACGGGCTGTCAAATATCATTGTAGACAGGAGTACGTCCCAGCCTCAATTCCATTTCATAAACTATAACGAGGCCGATGGCTTACAGGGGCGCGAGTTTGCCGAAAACTCATCGGTAAAAACACGCGAAGGAGAATTGATTTTTGGCGGGGGCAACGGGTTTAATATTTTTAAGCCATCGTCCCTGCATTTTAATAAAAGCAGTTCGGCCTTACTGTTTACCGATTTTCAATTGTTTGATAAAAGCCTTGGTGTAGGCGAAAAGGTTAACGGCAGGGTAATATTGCCCGAGTCCATTTCGCAGCTTAAGGAAATTGTGCTTAACTATGATCAAAACGTGTTCTCGATTGAATTTGCGGCGCCTACCTTCTTTAACCCCGATAAGGTAAAGCTGCAATATGCCATGGAGGGTTTTTATGATGGCTGGATCTCTGTTGATAACAAACTCCGTAAAGCTACCTACAACCTTGAACCGGGCGATTATACCTTTAAAGTGCGGGCAACCAATAATGAGTTTTGGAACGGAAAGGAGATAGCCCTGCGCATCAGGATCCTGCCTCCGTTCTGGAAAACCACCTGGGCCTACGTAGTTTATGCATTGCTTTTTATTGGCGGGTTGTTTTATTTCAGGCAAAAGGGTATTAAAAAACTAAGGGTGCAGTTTGCTATTGAAAAAGAACGAGAAGAAGCCCAGCGCATGCATGAGCTTGATTTGATGAAGATCAAATTCTTCACTAATGTAAGTCATGAGTTCCGTACGCCGCTATCGCTGATCATGGCCCCGGTTGATAAGATCCTGAAGCAGGTGAGCGAACCCGAAACGCGGCGCCAGCTTACCATGATTACCCGTAATGCCAAACGCCTGCTGAATTTGGTTAACCAGCTGATGGATTTCAGAAAGATGGAATACCAGGAGCTTAAATTGTATAAACGATCAGGAAACATCATTGCTTTTATCAAAGATCTGTCATGGTCGTTCACTGATATTGCCGACCAAAAGCACATCAGGTTTGTTTTTGATACTGATGCGGAAGAGTTTATTACCAGTTTTGATCATGATAAAATTGAGCGCATCCTGTTTAACCTGCTTTCAAACGCTTACAAGTTTACGCACGAGGGAGGCCAGGTAAGTGTGCTCATTAACCTGAAACACAACCATGAAGATGATGATTACCTGCTGGAGATTAGGGTGGTGGATACCGGTATTGGGATTCCTGCTGATAAAAGGGAGCGGATCTTTGAACCTTTCTTTCAGCATGACATTCCCGGTTCTATGTTAAACCAGGGTAGCGGGATAGGGCTTTCCATTACCAGGGAGTTTGTGAAGCTGCACCAGGGCGAGATCTTTGTGGAGAGCGACCATAACCAGGGGAGTTGTTTTACCGTGATATTGCCATTGCAAAAGGTTGATGAAACGCTGTTGACGGATACAGAAAATCATCTGCAGCATAACATAGGATATATGGCGGATATCGATTTGATAAAACCTAATCAGCCTAAAGAAACCCGCGATATCAAAAAGCCGACGGTATTATTAGTGGAAGACAACGAGGACTTCAGGTTTTATATTAAAGATAACCTGAAAGATGCCTTTAATATCATTGAAGCCGAAAATGGTAAAAAAGGCTGGCAGAAAGCTTTGGCCCAGCACCCTAACCTGGTGGTAAGCGATATCAGCATGCCCGAAATGAATGGGATCGATCTGTGCCGTAAAATCAAAGGCGATTCACGTACATCGCATATCCCGGTAATATTGCTTACTGCCCAAACAGGGGAGGAGCAGCAGATAAAAGGCCTGGAAACCGGTGCTGCCGATTACATGACCAAGCCTTTTAATTTCGGGATCCTGCATTCTAAAATAAAGAACATCCTTAGTCAGCAGGAAAAGATGCGTAAAACCTACCAAAAGCAGGTGGATGTTACACCTACCGAATTGCAGGTTGATTCGCCGGAGGAATTGTTTATCAAAAAGGTGCTGATACTGATTGATGCCAATATCTCCAATCCTAATTTCTCTGTCGAAGAGTTGAGCAGCGAGATGTTTGTGAGCCGTTACACGCTCTATAAAAAGATCCTTCAAATGACCGGTAAAACACCTAACGAGCTTGTGCGCTCTATGCGCCTGAAACGCGCGGCACAACTACTTGAAACCGGCCATCTTACCATATCCCAGATCTGCCATAAGATAGGTTTCAAGAGCCAGAAATACTTTGTGCGCACCTTTAAGGCCGAATTTAACAGCATCCCTTCAAAGTATCAGGAAGCCATGAACCAGGAGTGA
- a CDS encoding ABC transporter permease, with translation MDNTQSIPKHPKRLAKFKQSLSDFFLTLYKINQFILRFFKEAFVPPFELKEVIRQCYEVGVRSFTLISVTGFIVGVIFTKQSRPSLSQFGAESWLPSLVSIAIMRALAPLVTALIASGKVGSSIGAELGSMRVTEQIDAMEVSGTKPFKYLVCTRVLATTLTIPILSTYTGFVALFGGYLNVTQNEGTTWTTFIQEVFEPLTFTDFVASLIKSIVFGFTIGIVGCYQGYNSNKGTEGVGKAANGAVITAMFLVFIEEVIIVQITGWFR, from the coding sequence ATGGACAATACGCAAAGCATACCAAAGCATCCCAAAAGGCTCGCCAAGTTTAAACAAAGCCTGAGCGACTTTTTTTTGACGCTTTATAAGATAAACCAGTTTATCCTCCGTTTTTTTAAAGAGGCCTTTGTACCGCCTTTTGAACTTAAGGAAGTTATACGCCAGTGTTATGAAGTAGGCGTACGTTCATTTACACTGATATCAGTTACCGGTTTTATTGTGGGGGTGATATTTACCAAGCAATCAAGGCCGTCATTATCGCAGTTTGGTGCCGAATCATGGCTGCCTTCGCTGGTATCCATAGCTATTATGCGCGCACTGGCCCCATTGGTTACCGCACTGATAGCCTCAGGAAAAGTAGGCTCAAGTATTGGCGCCGAACTGGGCTCCATGCGTGTTACCGAACAGATAGATGCTATGGAGGTATCAGGTACCAAACCATTTAAATACCTGGTATGCACCCGCGTACTGGCTACCACGCTTACTATTCCTATTTTATCAACCTATACAGGCTTTGTGGCCTTGTTTGGCGGTTATTTGAACGTTACTCAAAACGAAGGCACTACCTGGACAACCTTTATACAGGAAGTTTTTGAGCCATTAACCTTTACCGATTTTGTGGCATCGCTCATCAAATCAATTGTATTTGGTTTTACCATTGGTATTGTTGGTTGTTACCAGGGCTACAATTCAAATAAAGGGACCGAAGGCGTGGGTAAAGCTGCAAACGGCGCAGTAATTACCGCCATGTTCCTGGTATTTATTGAAGAAGTTATTATTGTACAGATAACCGGCTGGTTCCGCTAA
- a CDS encoding ATP-binding cassette domain-containing protein has translation MKKATVQADHNNPVISIRGLKKAFQDYAVLRGIDLDLYQGENLVVLGRSGTGKSVLIKIISGLLKPDEGMVKVFDQDIAHITEDELQKLRIRIGFSFQNSALYDSMTVRKNLEFPLVRNKRNLTRGEINTAVETVLDAVGLSQTINQMPSELSGGQRKRIGIARTLILNPEVMLYDEPTAGLDPITCIEINDLINEVQQRYNTSSIIITHDLTCAKQTGDRIAMLLDGQFQRTGTFEEVFNTNDSRVKPFYDYNFIE, from the coding sequence ATGAAAAAGGCAACAGTACAGGCAGATCATAATAACCCGGTTATCAGCATCAGGGGCTTAAAAAAGGCTTTCCAGGATTATGCTGTGCTCCGCGGTATCGATCTTGACCTTTACCAGGGCGAGAACCTTGTTGTACTCGGGCGTTCGGGTACGGGTAAATCGGTACTGATCAAGATCATATCGGGCCTGCTTAAACCCGATGAGGGCATGGTAAAAGTATTTGACCAGGATATCGCTCACATTACTGAAGATGAATTGCAGAAATTACGCATCCGTATAGGCTTTTCATTTCAGAACAGCGCATTGTACGATAGTATGACCGTGCGCAAAAACCTGGAGTTCCCATTGGTGCGCAACAAACGTAACCTAACCCGCGGAGAGATCAACACTGCGGTTGAAACCGTGCTTGACGCAGTTGGTCTTTCACAAACCATTAACCAGATGCCATCTGAGCTTTCTGGTGGACAGCGCAAGCGTATCGGCATTGCCCGCACGCTGATCCTGAACCCCGAGGTTATGCTGTATGATGAACCTACAGCCGGCCTCGACCCGATCACCTGTATCGAGATCAATGACCTGATTAATGAAGTACAGCAGCGCTATAATACATCATCCATCATCATAACGCACGACCTTACCTGCGCCAAACAAACCGGCGACAGGATTGCTATGCTCTTAGACGGACAGTTTCAGCGCACCGGCACTTTCGAAGAGGTATTTAATACCAACGACAGCCGGGTGAAACCTTTTTACGATTACAATTTTATTGAATAA
- a CDS encoding MlaD family protein — MDPAEKRKSIIVGIFLALGLVLFILGVFTLGGQQKAFVKNIKLSAVFTDVAGLKKGNAIWFSGVKVGTISNIKFIGPSEVQVYMNVDEAAQQYIRRNAKAKIGSDGLIGNKLIVIEGGTAQAPVVDDGDVLQSEKMLSTDDMLKTLQDNNQNLLAITNDFKSLSHNILQGKGTVGALLADSTMAIQLRGAMRNLQTTTQSAALMAVQLNQFTRKMNTKGGLADKMLTDTATFAQIKQAVGQLQQTAANASTLTNNLTKASNKLNTTDNALGVLLNDPKAAVQTQSAINNLQAASIKLNDDLEAVQHNFFLRGFFKKKEKAKADSLKGKQ, encoded by the coding sequence ATGGATCCAGCGGAAAAAAGAAAATCGATCATAGTAGGCATATTCCTGGCACTTGGCCTGGTATTATTTATATTGGGGGTATTTACTCTGGGCGGTCAGCAAAAAGCCTTTGTTAAAAATATAAAGCTTAGCGCGGTATTTACCGATGTTGCCGGTTTAAAGAAAGGCAACGCCATTTGGTTTTCGGGTGTAAAGGTGGGGACTATCAGCAATATCAAATTCATTGGCCCATCAGAGGTTCAGGTGTACATGAATGTTGATGAAGCTGCCCAGCAGTACATCCGCCGCAATGCGAAGGCCAAAATCGGGTCGGACGGGTTAATAGGCAATAAGCTTATCGTAATAGAAGGTGGTACCGCACAAGCCCCGGTAGTAGATGATGGGGATGTTCTGCAATCAGAAAAAATGCTTTCGACGGACGATATGCTTAAAACCCTGCAGGACAATAACCAAAACCTGCTGGCTATTACTAACGATTTTAAATCATTAAGTCACAACATACTGCAGGGCAAAGGTACCGTGGGTGCTTTATTAGCCGATAGCACCATGGCCATACAACTGCGCGGCGCTATGCGTAACCTGCAGACTACCACTCAAAGTGCCGCATTAATGGCGGTTCAGCTCAATCAGTTTACCCGTAAAATGAATACCAAAGGTGGCCTTGCCGATAAAATGCTTACCGATACGGCAACCTTTGCCCAAATTAAACAGGCGGTAGGCCAATTGCAGCAAACGGCTGCCAACGCGTCAACACTCACTAACAACCTTACCAAAGCAAGTAACAAGCTCAACACTACAGACAATGCCCTGGGCGTATTATTAAACGACCCCAAAGCGGCAGTGCAAACACAATCGGCTATTAACAACCTCCAGGCAGCATCTATCAAATTAAATGATGATCTGGAAGCTGTTCAGCATAACTTTTTCCTGAGAGGATTTTTCAAGAAGAAAGAAAAAGCTAAGGCTGATAGTTTGAAGGGGAAGCAGTAG
- a CDS encoding acyltransferase — protein MQLTDTPPAENDVKYSAPSKLLYIDNLKIALTILVVLHHAFITYGAPGGWYFTDKTTHGGAVIPMTIFVAVNQSFFMGFFFFISAYFTAPSLQKKGAARFVADRLKRLGIPLLFYSFILSPALSYIVYRFAKGHQITYLQYLGGFDGWIDFGVLWFVAALLLFSLVFVLISLTSKTKAPQSGKAPSAWGIILFAAGLGMASYIVRIVFPVGWVLKPVGFQLGHFLQYIAMFGMGILASRSNWLNGFELKTGRLFAWLAVFMILVVFPVMFLVKESTHSDIETFSGQGRWQSLMYACWEQFTGIFIMAALLIIARHRLTRQSTIGKSMSRAAFGVYIFHPLVLISLSVIAINWPIDPGYKLLIVGPLAVACSFLLSFILVKIPGVNKII, from the coding sequence ATGCAATTAACAGATACTCCCCCCGCTGAAAATGATGTTAAATATTCAGCTCCATCAAAACTGCTTTATATTGATAATTTAAAAATTGCGCTCACGATTTTGGTGGTATTGCACCATGCTTTTATCACTTACGGAGCACCTGGCGGCTGGTATTTTACCGATAAAACTACTCACGGGGGTGCGGTTATCCCCATGACCATATTCGTAGCTGTAAACCAGTCGTTTTTTATGGGCTTCTTCTTTTTTATTTCGGCCTATTTTACAGCACCGTCATTGCAAAAGAAAGGTGCGGCACGTTTTGTCGCCGATAGGTTAAAGCGTTTGGGGATCCCATTGTTGTTTTATTCATTTATCCTGTCGCCGGCTTTAAGTTATATCGTTTACCGTTTTGCGAAAGGGCATCAAATTACCTACCTCCAATACCTGGGCGGTTTTGACGGATGGATAGATTTTGGAGTGCTTTGGTTTGTGGCTGCATTGTTATTATTCAGTTTGGTTTTTGTGCTGATAAGTTTAACAAGTAAAACAAAAGCGCCACAGTCGGGAAAAGCACCGTCGGCTTGGGGTATTATATTATTTGCCGCAGGGTTGGGGATGGCCTCCTACATCGTACGGATAGTTTTCCCGGTGGGATGGGTGCTTAAGCCGGTTGGTTTTCAGTTAGGGCATTTTCTGCAATACATCGCCATGTTTGGGATGGGGATATTGGCATCGCGAAGCAATTGGCTTAACGGTTTTGAGCTCAAAACTGGTCGGCTTTTTGCCTGGCTGGCAGTTTTTATGATATTGGTTGTATTTCCGGTAATGTTCCTCGTAAAGGAAAGTACGCATAGTGATATCGAAACTTTTAGCGGACAAGGGCGTTGGCAATCGTTAATGTATGCATGCTGGGAGCAGTTTACGGGTATTTTTATCATGGCAGCCTTACTGATTATTGCCAGACACAGGTTGACAAGGCAATCAACAATTGGGAAAAGTATGTCGCGGGCTGCATTTGGGGTGTATATTTTCCACCCGCTGGTGCTGATCTCGCTTTCGGTAATAGCAATAAATTGGCCAATTGATCCGGGCTATAAATTGTTAATTGTCGGTCCGCTGGCCGTAGCATGCAGTTTTCTTTTATCATTTATCCTGGTAAAAATACCGGGTGTAAATAAAATTATCTGA